The genomic interval GCTGGCACCAGGACTCCGGCCGGGTCAACCGCGACATGGAGACCCACCCCCGCCCGCGGCTGTCGATCAAGGTCGCCTACTTCCTCTCCGACGTCGGCGAGGAGGGCCGGGGGAACTTCTGGGTCGTGCCCGGGAGCCACCTGAAGGACGACGACGTCGCCATCCCCACCGAGGGGACCGGGCAGCCGGCCGGCGCCGTACCGGTGCTGGCCAAGCCCGGCACCGCGGTCTTCTTCGACCGGCGGCTCTGGCACGCGGCCAGCCCGAACTGGTCCGACGTCACCCGCAAGGTGCTCTTCTACGGCTACGGCTATCGCTGGATCCGGACCAAGGACGACATGACGGTCGACGAACTCTGGCCGCAGAGCGACCCGATTCGCAAGCAGCTGCTGGGGTATGGCGTCAACTGCAACGGCCACTACTCCCCGTCGGAGGACGACGTACCGCTGCGTGGTTGGCTGGCCGAGCACAGTCCCGAAGACGCCGCCTGACCCGGAGCTCCACCCGCACCGATCGGTTACGAATGGAGACACGATGAGCACGTCAGCACTGCCGCGACGCACCCTGGGCCGCACCGACCTCGAGGTGACCACCCTCGGGTACGGCGCCATGGAGGTCCGCGGCTCCCGCATCTGGGGCGGCCGTCCGATCGAGGACAAGGACGCGGAGACCATCCTCAACGCCGTCCTCGACTCGGGGATCAACTTCGTCGACACGGCCAACGACTACGGCCGCAGCGAGGAGTACATCGGCCGCTACCTGTCGCACCGGCGCGACGAGTACGTGCTCGCGACCAAGTGCGGCTGCACCGTCGTCCACCGCGACGACGAGACCGACGACACCCCGCACGTCTGGACCCGCGACAACCTCTTCCGGGGCCTGCACGAGAGCCTCGACCGGATGAAGACCGACCACGTCGACGTGATCCAGCTGC from Mycobacteriales bacterium carries:
- a CDS encoding phytanoyl-CoA dioxygenase family protein, whose protein sequence is MDPSCLQHRLTEPERAVFEEKGFLQIEDALSPQQVSELTAAADSLHKRQLDAGAAKADSAMFFPNFIPEHPSFTELVDYDRILPKVWGMLGWNIYLYHAHLIVTPPSGKQRSDATFGWHQDSGRVNRDMETHPRPRLSIKVAYFLSDVGEEGRGNFWVVPGSHLKDDDVAIPTEGTGQPAGAVPVLAKPGTAVFFDRRLWHAASPNWSDVTRKVLFYGYGYRWIRTKDDMTVDELWPQSDPIRKQLLGYGVNCNGHYSPSEDDVPLRGWLAEHSPEDAA